The following are from one region of the Takifugu rubripes chromosome 12, fTakRub1.2, whole genome shotgun sequence genome:
- the LOC101075465 gene encoding solute carrier family 45 member 4-like isoform X2, protein MGDQPGKQPIGIILSVLGVVVLDFCADASEGPIRAYLLDVADTEEQDMALNIHAASAGLGGAVGYALGGLDWTHTFLGTAFQSQEQILFFFAAVLFSISVILHLLSIEEEQYLPQNDRTEQDSPGRTNLPPPTNGRTGLLAPKLELIGEDDTMETYEIYDPYGDDHSEHGDMDMDYLEVDLVRSKSDSVLAMADATLDHLEHDALFLCHLEPSIFAERLSPYHGSPPVASSFDLNHTGPPAHAGRIRRSSSTGSSDLLQMKNHQGNAPVSRVSRLSAFLKEMESDDGQEALLNNQVNEQRRLNGELTIENRLGDNRLSSKGQAHRAGMVKAASTGAPIRHSRHRHTFYRQPSCTFSYYGRVGSHRYRYRRANAALLIKPSRSMNDLYDVEARHRRSSRRRNRHRSGNTNSSSGDTESEEGEVETTVQLLWLSMLKMPSELLRLCVCHLLTWFSIIAEAVFFTDFMGQVIYHGDPIAPSNSTLLENYHRGVQMGCWGLVIYAMTAATCSAILQKYLDNFDLSIKVIYIMGTLGFSIGTAVMAMFPNVYVAMVMISTMGIISMSISYCPYALLGQYHEMKEYIQHSPGNSRRGFGIDCAILSCQVYISQILVASALGTVVKAVGSVRVIPMVASGGALLGFFTACFLVIYPTPNSQEGDSAKTSEKRALTLGNPIGNEAAVTIEKPSFLKLTREGKATSTTTSCHTESESAL, encoded by the exons ATGGGCGACCAGCCGGGGAAACAACCAATAGGAATCATCCTTAGTGTGCTGGGTGTGGTGGTGTTGGACTTCTGCGCGGACGCATCAGAGGGACCCATAAGAGCGTACCTGCTAGACGTGGCAGACACCGAAGAACAGGACATGGCGCTGAACATTCACGCCGCCTCAGCAG GTCTTGGAGGCGCCGTCGGTTATGCTCTCGGAGgtctggactggacacacaccTTCCTCGGAACAGCGTTCCAGTCTCAGGAGCAAATCCTGTTCTTCTTTGCCGCGGTCCTCTTCTCTATCTCCGTGATTCTGCACCTGCTCAGCATCGAAGAGGAGCAGTATTTACCCCAGAATGACAGGACAGAACAG GACAGCCCAGGTCGCACCAACCTACCACCACCCACCAATGGGCGAACTGGGCTTCTTGCACCAAAGCTGGAACTGATCGGAGAGGATGACACGATGGAGACGTATGAAATCTATGATCCCTATGGAGATGACCATTCAGAGCATGGAGATATGGACATGGACTACCTGGAGGTGGATCTTGTGAGAA gTAAAAGCGATAGCGTTCTCGCCATGGCAGACGCCACCCTAGATCACCTGGAACACGATGCCTTGTTCCTGTGCCACCTGGAGCCTTCCATCTTCGCCGAGCGCCTCTCCCCCTATCACGGTTCTCCTCCCGTCGCCTCCTCCTTCGACCTAAACCACACCGGTCCTCCGGCACACGCCGGCCGCAtcaggcgcagcagcagcacgggaAGCAGTGACCTCCTGCAGATGAAGAACCACCAGGGCAACGCGCCCGTCTCCAGAGTTTCCCGCCTGTCGGCTTTCTTAAAAGAAATGGAGAGCGACGACGGCCAAGAGGCTCTGCTGAACAACCAGGTCAACGAACAGCGGCGGCTGAACGGGGAACTGACCATCGAAAACAGACTCGGGGATAATCGGCTGAGTTCTAAGGGACAGGCGCATCGGGCCGGaatggtcaaag CTGCCAGTACAGGAGCCCCCATCCGGCACTCACGCCACCGCCACACTTTCTACCGCCAGCCTTCCTGCACTTTCTCCTACTACGGGCGAGTTGGAAGCCACCGTTACCGCTACCGCCGCGCTAACGCCGCCTTGCTCATCAAGCCGTCGCGCAGCATGAATGACCTTTACGACGTGGAGGCCAGACACAGGCGGAGCAGCAGACGGAGGAACAGACACCGCAGCGGAAACACCAACTCCTCCAGCGGGGACACGGAGAGCGAAGAGGGAGAG GTGGAGACCACTGTACAGCTGCTGTGGCTCTCCATGCTGAAGAtgccctcagagctgctgcgtCTGTGCGTCTGTCACCTGCTCACTTGGTTCTCCATCATCGCCGAGGCCGTCTTCTTCACGGATTTCATGGGCCAGGTCATCTACCACGGAGATCCTATC GCTCCTTCCAATTCTACCCTGTTGGAAAATTATCACAGAGGAGTTCAGATGGGATGCTGGGGGCTGGTTATATACGCCATGACTGCTGCTACATGCTCGG ccaTACTTCAGAAGTACTTGGACAACTTTGACCTGAGCATCAAGGTCATCTACATCATGGGAACGCTTGGATTTTCAATCG GAACTGCTGTCATGGCGATGTTCCCTAACGTctatgttgccatggtgatgatAAGCACCATGGGCATCATCTCCATGAGTATCTCCTACTGTCCTTATGCTCTGCTGGGACAGTATCACGAAATGAAAGAG TACATCCAGCACAGTCCTGGGAACTCCCGCAGAGGCTTTGGCATCGACTGTGCGATCCTCTCCTGTCAA GTGTACATCAGTCAGATCCTGGTAGCTTCTGCTCTCGGTACAGTGGTCAAAGCTGTTGGAAGTGTCCGTGTGATTCCCATGGTGGCCTCCGGGGGCGCCCTCCTTGGCTTTTTCACTGCCTGCTTCCTGGTTATTTACCCTACTCCAAACAGCCA agagggagactcCGCCAAAACTTCTGAAAAACGGGCCTTGACGCTGGGAAATCCCATCGGCAACGAAGCGGCTGTGACGATAGAAAAACCCAGCTTCCTGAAACTCACCAGGGAGGGCAAAGCCACGTCGACAACAACTTCCTGTCACACAGAGAGCGAGTCAGCGCTgtaa